A genomic segment from Bryobacteraceae bacterium encodes:
- a CDS encoding D-aminoacylase, translating to MRKLVALSALACGLAGAQPYDLLIENARVVDGTGNPSFIADVGVRGGVIAAMGKSSGGRLAGQTATRTIDARGLILAPGFIDIHNHSDNSILVDGNAQSMIRQGVTTMIFGEGGSAAPSKDFPRLRDYFAAVLKGGVSTNIGTYVGSSQVWTNVRGEKAGPPEGTELEKMRAVVRDAMEDGALGVASSLSGPPGSWIDTTTLVEMCKVAGQYGGIYSTHMRTEGFGVFESVAEALDIGARAHVPVDIIHLKIAEHKLWGQMPELIESIAAARRRGQEVEAHVYPYRAGQNNLASIIPPWAHEGGREAMLARLKDPALKPRIEKEILEGIPGSNWYNHYTATGSWEGMLLVTFSNPAFKKWEGKRMSDVIADLKMKPVDALFHTLLENRGSVPTVYFHHNEDDMRYALKQPFVSIGSDGTAVATEGPLARGNPHPRYYGTFPRVLGRYVRDDKVITLEEAIRKMTSANAGKIRVWNRGLIRPGMAADITVFDPATIIDNATFEKPHQYATGVRYVVVNGRLVLDAGRHTGARPGQIVRR from the coding sequence ATGCGGAAGCTCGTTGCCCTGAGTGCGCTCGCCTGCGGATTGGCGGGCGCCCAACCCTACGATCTCCTCATCGAGAATGCCCGTGTCGTCGACGGCACGGGCAATCCTTCTTTCATTGCTGACGTGGGTGTCCGGGGGGGCGTCATCGCAGCCATGGGCAAGTCCTCCGGCGGCAGGCTCGCCGGCCAAACCGCCACCCGCACCATCGATGCGCGCGGTCTCATCCTCGCGCCCGGCTTCATCGACATCCACAATCACTCCGACAACTCCATCCTCGTCGACGGCAACGCGCAGTCGATGATCCGCCAGGGCGTGACAACCATGATTTTCGGCGAGGGCGGATCGGCGGCGCCCTCGAAAGACTTCCCGCGGCTGCGCGACTATTTCGCTGCCGTACTCAAGGGCGGTGTCTCCACCAACATCGGCACCTACGTCGGCTCCTCGCAAGTTTGGACGAACGTCCGTGGCGAGAAGGCAGGGCCGCCCGAGGGGACCGAGTTGGAAAAGATGCGAGCCGTCGTTCGCGATGCGATGGAAGACGGCGCGCTCGGTGTCGCCAGTTCCCTGAGTGGACCTCCGGGCTCCTGGATCGACACGACGACTCTCGTCGAAATGTGCAAGGTTGCCGGCCAGTACGGCGGCATCTACTCCACGCACATGCGCACGGAAGGATTCGGAGTGTTCGAGTCCGTGGCGGAGGCGCTCGACATCGGCGCCCGGGCTCACGTGCCGGTCGACATCATCCACCTCAAGATCGCCGAGCACAAGCTGTGGGGCCAGATGCCGGAACTCATCGAGTCCATCGCGGCCGCGCGCCGCCGGGGCCAGGAAGTGGAAGCTCACGTTTATCCGTATCGCGCGGGGCAGAACAATCTCGCTTCCATCATCCCGCCGTGGGCGCATGAGGGCGGGCGGGAGGCGATGCTAGCGCGCCTCAAAGACCCCGCGTTGAAACCGCGGATCGAGAAGGAGATCCTCGAAGGCATCCCCGGCTCAAATTGGTACAACCACTACACGGCGACGGGATCCTGGGAGGGGATGCTGCTCGTCACCTTCTCCAACCCCGCATTCAAGAAGTGGGAGGGCAAGCGCATGAGCGACGTCATCGCCGATCTGAAAATGAAGCCCGTCGACGCCCTCTTCCACACCCTGCTCGAGAACCGCGGCTCCGTGCCCACGGTCTACTTCCATCACAACGAAGACGACATGCGGTATGCGCTCAAGCAGCCCTTCGTATCGATCGGCTCCGACGGCACGGCCGTCGCCACGGAGGGCCCGCTCGCGCGCGGCAACCCGCATCCACGCTACTACGGGACCTTTCCGCGCGTGCTCGGCCGCTACGTCCGCGACGACAAGGTGATCACGCTCGAGGAAGCCATCCGTAAGATGACCTCGGCTAACGCCGGAAAGATCCGGGTCTGGAACCGCGGGCTGATCCGCCCGGGGATGGCCGCCGACATAACCGTCTTCGATCCGGCCACGATCATCGACAACGCAACGTTCGAGAAGCCGCATCAGTACGCAACCGGCGTGCGGTACGTCGTCGTGAACGGCCGACTTGTGCTCGACGCTGGCCGACACACCGGAGCCCGGCCCGGGCAGATCGTCCGCCGCTAG
- a CDS encoding pyridoxal-dependent decarboxylase → MNPKHYAMFLGPKGENAETLERLIVESLRDTVFWRRNFHPEDGRLIPEKIKRAEEFQDAVDVLEQELFGLLARLKRDIPFFSPRYIGHMLGDQYLPAIAGYFATMLHNPNNVSLEGSPATTQMEVEAAGQLARLMGYPATAWGHITAGGTIANIEALWVARNLKYLPLATKDAARELDAPMDIVDFDSWALLNLEAAHALDLPRRLAAAHAARAGISLEQAARVTGAAINRASLSGLGQHAFFRRHGEINPGVIVLPVTAHYSLAKAVEVLGIGTAQVREVPVDEHFRVDLDALAAILQDCLATRTPVIELVSVVGSTEEGSVDALDRIVNMRAEFRARGLEFFHHCDAAWGGYIRAMMVTESGDLLASRPTSERRPAAWLPETTFHAFQATGATDSATIDPHKLGFIPYPCGVVLFRDERVRELISFEAAYVFREDEERGKPFIGRYVLEGSKPGASAAACWLTHRVVPLDESNHGAMVGMTIQGAQELYRRARVLAGELASLGIRLVPLTDPPDSNLFCFAVNLSANRDLEGANRLNAALYDTLRYREEEVIQRHEFILSSTELAYSHYGRERPSGGNSMDGYLDRLGIPRAEFARVGKIRILRCSVSNPWLAAARDAHPDYVAEFALVLRRKLIGLAAETH, encoded by the coding sequence ATGAATCCAAAACACTACGCGATGTTCCTCGGCCCGAAGGGCGAGAACGCCGAAACACTCGAACGGCTCATCGTCGAATCCCTCCGCGACACCGTCTTCTGGCGCCGCAATTTCCATCCCGAAGACGGACGCCTGATCCCGGAGAAGATCAAGCGCGCCGAGGAGTTCCAGGATGCCGTCGACGTCCTCGAACAGGAGCTATTCGGTCTCCTCGCCCGGCTCAAGCGCGACATCCCATTCTTCAGCCCGCGCTATATCGGCCACATGCTGGGCGACCAGTACCTGCCGGCCATCGCAGGCTACTTCGCCACCATGCTCCACAACCCGAACAACGTGAGCCTGGAGGGGTCGCCGGCGACGACGCAGATGGAAGTGGAGGCCGCCGGCCAGTTGGCGCGGCTGATGGGGTATCCGGCCACGGCATGGGGGCACATCACCGCCGGCGGCACCATCGCCAACATCGAGGCGCTCTGGGTGGCGCGGAACCTCAAGTATCTTCCGCTTGCGACGAAAGACGCCGCCCGCGAACTCGACGCGCCCATGGATATCGTGGACTTCGACTCCTGGGCTCTCCTCAACCTCGAAGCGGCCCACGCGCTCGACCTGCCCCGGCGCCTCGCAGCGGCGCATGCTGCCCGGGCCGGCATCTCACTCGAGCAAGCGGCCCGTGTGACTGGAGCGGCCATCAATCGCGCGAGTCTCTCCGGGCTCGGCCAGCATGCCTTCTTCCGGCGCCACGGCGAGATCAATCCCGGCGTGATCGTGCTGCCGGTGACGGCGCACTACTCACTCGCGAAGGCGGTGGAGGTGCTCGGCATCGGCACGGCGCAGGTGCGCGAAGTCCCGGTGGACGAGCATTTCCGCGTCGATCTGGACGCGCTTGCCGCCATCCTGCAGGACTGCCTCGCAACGAGAACGCCGGTCATCGAGCTCGTTTCCGTCGTCGGATCCACCGAAGAAGGATCCGTCGACGCTCTTGACCGGATCGTCAACATGCGCGCCGAATTTCGCGCCCGCGGCCTCGAATTCTTCCACCACTGTGACGCCGCATGGGGCGGCTACATCCGCGCGATGATGGTGACCGAGTCCGGCGACCTCCTCGCCTCCCGGCCCACCAGTGAACGGCGGCCCGCCGCATGGCTCCCCGAAACGACGTTCCACGCCTTTCAGGCCACCGGCGCCACGGACTCGGCCACGATCGATCCGCACAAGCTCGGCTTCATCCCGTACCCGTGCGGCGTCGTCCTCTTTCGCGATGAGCGCGTCCGAGAGCTCATCTCCTTCGAAGCCGCTTACGTCTTTCGCGAAGACGAAGAGCGAGGCAAGCCGTTCATCGGCCGCTACGTGCTCGAGGGCTCGAAGCCGGGCGCGTCGGCCGCCGCCTGCTGGCTCACTCACCGGGTTGTGCCACTTGACGAATCGAACCACGGGGCCATGGTCGGCATGACGATCCAGGGAGCCCAGGAGTTGTACCGGCGGGCCCGCGTCCTGGCGGGCGAACTCGCCTCGCTCGGCATCCGGCTCGTTCCGCTGACGGATCCGCCCGACTCGAACCTGTTTTGCTTCGCCGTTAACCTCTCCGCCAACCGGGACCTTGAAGGCGCCAACCGCTTGAACGCCGCGCTCTACGACACGCTGCGTTATCGCGAGGAGGAAGTGATCCAGCGCCACGAGTTCATCCTCTCTTCCACCGAGCTCGCCTACTCGCACTACGGCCGGGAACGCCCTTCCGGCGGCAACAGCATGGATGGATACCTCGACCGTCTGGGAATCCCCCGGGCGGAGTTCGCGCGCGTGGGAAAGATCCGGATCCTGCGGTGCTCAGTGAGCAACCCGTGGCTCGCCGCGGCGCGTGACGCGCACCCGGACTATGTCGCCGAGTTCGCGCTGGTGCTCCGGCGAAAACTGATCGGTCTCGCGGCGGAAACCCACTAG